A region of the Burkholderia pyrrocinia genome:
GTCGATCGGGTATCGCGCCCGGCGCGGCCATCGACCAAGTGGCAGCGCGGTCGCGTATTCGACCCTTCGCGCGTAATCGTGCTTGACCCGGCCCTTGGGGTCGCCTTTATGCTGACCGCAACGAATCGACAGCAGAGAGAGGTGACGGATGGGCACGTCCACGCCCCGTTTGAGCGCATCGGCGGCCGCCGCGCGGCTCGGCGTATCGGTCAAGGCGCTGCGGCTGTACGAACAGCATGGCCTCGTGACACCGGAGCGAACACCGGCCGGATACCGCGCGTATGGCCCGGACGACCTCGCACGCGCCGCCGACATCGCGGCACTACGTGCGCTCGGCCTCAGCCTCGCGCAGGTGGCGAGCGTGCTCGATGGCGATGCATGCAGTCTGGACGACGCGCTGGCGGCTCACGAGGCGGCGCTTGACCACGGCATTCAGGATCTCGTGCGCAAGGTCGACAGGGTGCGCTCGATCCGCGCCGGCCTCGCACGCGGCAGAATGCCGGCCGACGGCGAACTGACGCGGCTGCTCGACGATACCGGCGCCGGCGTAGCGTTCAGCCTGCCGTGGCCGTGGGGCGGCGAGTGGTTCGAGTGTCGCGATATCCGGCCGTTGAACTACATCATCGGCTCGCTGGGAAGCGGCAAGACGCGGCTGGCGCTTCGGCTGGCCGATTCACTGCCCGGCGCCGTGTTCGTGGGCCTCGATCGACTGGAAAACGATGACGCTGCCGCATGCGATTCGTTGCGCGTCGATCCGGAACTGAAGTCGCGTGTCGACCGCGCATCGGCCGTGCTTGTTGGCAACGGCGCAACGCCGTCGGCGGCGTTGACTGCGCTGCTCGTCAGTCTCGAAGCGGATGGCCCGCGCGCGCTGGTCGTCGACATGATCGAACAGGATCTCGACCGGCCCACGCAACAGACGTTGATCGCCCATCTGCGCGAACGCGCAACCGCCGGGATGCGGCCGCTGTTCCTGCTGACGCGCTCGTCGGCCATCCTCGATCTGTCGGCGGTCGGCCCGAACGAAACCATCATCCTGTGCCCGGCCAATCACAGCCCGCCGTCGCGCGTGGCGCCCTACCCGGGCGCACCCGGCTACGAAGCGGTTGCCACGTGTCTTGCGTCGCCCGGGATCCGGGAGCGAATCGCCCATCGGCCGGAAATGGCGTAAGCCGTCATCCGTTCGCGGTGTCCGTGACATGCGAACGCATCGACCATCACGACTCCAGCCGCCCCATCCTGCGCGCCATCGCCGGGCTCACCGCATGCACCGGATCGAAACCGAAGAATTCGAGCACATGCCGCGCGACGTCGTCGCGATCGTTGTCCGCGCAGATCATGTGGTAGCTGTTCTCCAGCACGATCCCGCGCGCGTCGGGCATCTTCTCCAGCAGGAAATCGGCCGAGCGCAGGCTCGTCAGCTCGTCCTCGCGCGCATGCAGCACGAGCGTCGGACATCGCGTGTCGGCCGCGGCCTCGAGCGCCCAGTCGCGCATCCGGTCGACCTGCCGCACGCATG
Encoded here:
- a CDS encoding MerR family transcriptional regulator, yielding MGTSTPRLSASAAAARLGVSVKALRLYEQHGLVTPERTPAGYRAYGPDDLARAADIAALRALGLSLAQVASVLDGDACSLDDALAAHEAALDHGIQDLVRKVDRVRSIRAGLARGRMPADGELTRLLDDTGAGVAFSLPWPWGGEWFECRDIRPLNYIIGSLGSGKTRLALRLADSLPGAVFVGLDRLENDDAAACDSLRVDPELKSRVDRASAVLVGNGATPSAALTALLVSLEADGPRALVVDMIEQDLDRPTQQTLIAHLRERATAGMRPLFLLTRSSAILDLSAVGPNETIILCPANHSPPSRVAPYPGAPGYEAVATCLASPGIRERIAHRPEMA